A region of Streptomyces sp. WMMC500 DNA encodes the following proteins:
- a CDS encoding M50 family metallopeptidase translates to MEGTSLGELWDRVVGTQPDPSEWLVAVTGLVALSAVLPWGIWRVARNAVTIAHEGGHGLVAVLTGRRLEGIRLHSDTSGLTVSRGKPSGLGMVLTAASGYTAPPLLGLAGAWLLADGRITAALWGSIGLLAAMLLMIRNAYGVVTVVLTGAAFFLVSWLTEPEVQAAFAYVAVWFLLLGGVRPVFELQRKRRRGEAPQSDADQLGRLTHTPAGLWVFLFFIVALCALAGGARWLLDL, encoded by the coding sequence ATGGAAGGAACCAGCCTCGGCGAGCTGTGGGACCGTGTCGTCGGCACGCAGCCGGACCCCTCGGAGTGGCTGGTCGCGGTGACGGGGCTCGTGGCGCTCTCCGCCGTGCTGCCCTGGGGCATATGGCGGGTGGCGCGCAACGCCGTGACCATCGCGCACGAGGGCGGCCACGGCCTCGTCGCCGTGCTGACCGGCCGCCGCCTGGAGGGCATACGCCTGCACTCCGACACCTCCGGCCTGACCGTCAGCCGCGGCAAGCCCTCCGGCCTCGGCATGGTCCTCACCGCCGCCTCCGGCTACACCGCCCCGCCGCTGCTCGGCCTCGCGGGCGCCTGGCTGCTCGCCGACGGCCGCATCACGGCGGCGCTGTGGGGCTCGATCGGCCTGCTCGCGGCGATGCTGCTGATGATCCGGAACGCGTACGGGGTGGTGACCGTCGTCCTGACCGGGGCCGCGTTCTTCCTCGTCTCCTGGCTGACCGAGCCGGAGGTGCAGGCGGCCTTCGCGTACGTGGCCGTGTGGTTCCTGCTGCTCGGCGGCGTGCGGCCGGTCTTCGAGCTCCAGCGCAAACGGCGCCGCGGCGAGGCGCCGCAGTCCGACGCCGACCAGTTGGGACGGCTGACCCACACCCCCGCGGGGCTGTGGGTGTTCCTGTTCTTCATCGTCGCGCTCTGCGCCCTGGCCGGCGGCGCCCGCTGGCTGCTCGACCTCTGA